Proteins encoded within one genomic window of Micromonospora halotolerans:
- a CDS encoding winged helix-turn-helix domain-containing protein, protein MIRIIANNSSAGVMSPSSIGMADAYRRVADDIEAKIRAGEYGPGQQLPSVSEIGEIYNVARSTAYRAVKELHARNLVYGQQGQGVFVAEAE, encoded by the coding sequence ATGATCCGCATCATCGCGAACAACTCGTCGGCGGGCGTGATGTCGCCGTCATCCATCGGCATGGCCGACGCCTACCGACGCGTCGCCGACGACATCGAAGCCAAGATCCGTGCCGGCGAATACGGGCCTGGGCAGCAACTGCCGTCCGTGTCGGAGATCGGCGAGATCTACAACGTCGCCAGGTCGACGGCCTACCGGGCCGTCAAGGAGCTGCACGCGCGCAATCTCGTCTACGGCCAGCAGGGCCAGGGCGTCTTCGTCGCCGAGGCGGAGTAG
- a CDS encoding exodeoxyribonuclease III translates to MRLATWNVNSVKARLPRLLDWLATTKPDVVCLQETKCPDGAFPVAEVGELGYEAASHSDGRWNGVAVLSRVGLADVAVGFPGEPGFPLPEARAISATCAGLRVWSVYVPNGRSPDDPHYAYKLAWFAALRDALEPEVAGGLPVAVCGDFNVAPTDADVWDPKLFVTSTHVTPAERAALAALRDLGLSDVVPTPMKGPHPYTYWDYRAGMFHQNKGMRIDLVYATAPFARAVTSAYVDREARKGKGPSDHAPIVVDADLVPAVESF, encoded by the coding sequence ATGCGCCTGGCGACCTGGAACGTCAACTCGGTGAAGGCCCGCCTCCCCCGCCTGCTCGATTGGCTGGCCACCACGAAGCCCGACGTCGTCTGCCTGCAGGAGACCAAGTGCCCCGACGGGGCCTTCCCGGTCGCCGAGGTGGGCGAGCTGGGCTACGAGGCGGCCAGCCACAGCGACGGCCGGTGGAACGGGGTGGCCGTCCTGTCCCGCGTGGGGCTGGCCGACGTGGCGGTCGGCTTCCCCGGCGAGCCGGGCTTCCCCCTGCCCGAGGCCCGGGCCATCTCGGCCACCTGCGCCGGCCTGCGGGTCTGGTCGGTGTACGTGCCGAACGGCCGCTCCCCCGACGACCCGCACTACGCGTACAAGCTGGCCTGGTTCGCCGCGCTGCGCGACGCCCTGGAGCCGGAGGTGGCCGGCGGGCTGCCCGTTGCCGTCTGCGGGGACTTCAACGTCGCCCCGACCGACGCCGACGTCTGGGACCCGAAGCTCTTCGTCACCTCCACCCACGTCACCCCGGCGGAGCGGGCCGCCCTGGCCGCGCTGCGCGACCTCGGCCTCAGCGACGTGGTGCCGACACCCATGAAGGGGCCGCACCCCTACACCTACTGGGACTACCGGGCCGGCATGTTCCACCAGAACAAGGGCATGCGGATCGACCTGGTCTACGCCACGGCGCCGTTCGCCCGCGCGGTCACCTCCGCGTACGTGGACCGGGAGGCCCGCAAGGGCAAGGGCCCCTCCGACCACGCCCCGATCGTGGTCGACGCCGACCTGGTGCCGGCCGTCGAGTCGTTCTGA
- a CDS encoding antibiotic biosynthesis monooxygenase family protein yields MAVVKINAIDVPPGAGEELEKRFAARAGAVENSPGFLGFELLRPVGGESRYFVYTRWETEEAYQAWAQGPSRAAHAGGQGGEPRKPVSTGATLLEFEVVQQVPAKG; encoded by the coding sequence ATGGCAGTCGTGAAGATCAACGCGATCGACGTCCCGCCGGGCGCCGGCGAGGAGCTGGAGAAGCGGTTCGCGGCCCGGGCCGGCGCGGTGGAGAACTCCCCCGGCTTCCTCGGCTTCGAACTGCTCCGCCCGGTCGGCGGGGAGAGCCGCTACTTCGTCTACACCCGCTGGGAGACCGAGGAGGCCTACCAGGCGTGGGCGCAGGGGCCGTCCCGGGCCGCGCACGCCGGCGGCCAGGGCGGCGAGCCGCGCAAGCCGGTGTCCACCGGCGCCACGCTGCTGGAGTTCGAGGTCGTCCAGCAGGTCCCCGCCAAGGGCTGA